The following coding sequences are from one Oryzias melastigma strain HK-1 linkage group LG20, ASM292280v2, whole genome shotgun sequence window:
- the acvr2ba gene encoding activin receptor type-2B, translating to MRLSWGGCALLLLGAVCAGLSGGGAGAMECLYYNVNYEVENTNRSGVERCEGEEDKRLHCYASWRNNSGSIELVKKGCWLDDFNCYDRQECVATEQNPQVFFCCCEGSFCNEKMTHLPDPSRPVIKAPPTSIQVLNMVIYSLLPVSMLSVFLLAAVWMYRHRKPPYGHVDVSEDPSPQPASPLLTLKPLQLLEIKARGRFGCVWKAQLLNEFVAVKVFPIQNKESWQNETEVFQTPGMKHQNILKYIGAERRGNHLEAELWIITEFHERGSLSDFLKGNVVSWTEMCHIAESMACGLAYLHEDLPRLKGEGHKPAIAHRDFKSKNIILRSDLTAVIADFGLAVLFEAGKPPGETHGQVGTRRYMAPEVLEGAINFQRDAFLRIDMYAVGLVLWELVSRCKAADGPVDQYLLPFEEEVGQHPSLEDLQEVVVHKKMRPAFKEPWLKHSGLAQICETVEECWDHDAEARLSAGCVEERISQIRRLHTTLTPPTSDLVSTTVTMVTNVDLPPKESSI from the exons GTCTGAGTGGAGGCGGGGCCGGCGCCATGGAGTGTTTGTATTACAACGTGAACTACGAGGTGGAGAACACCAACCGGAGCGGGGTGGAGCGCTGCGAGGGCGAGGAGGACAAGCGCCTGCACTGCTACGCCTCCTGGAGGAACAACTCAGGATCCATCGAACTCGTGAAGAAAGGATGCTGGCTGGATGACTTCAACTGCTACGACCG GCAGGAGTGTGTAGCCACTGAGCAGAACCCTCAGGTCTTCTTTTGCTGCTGTGAAGGGAGCTTCTGCAACGAGAAGATGACTCACCTGCCGGACCCCAGCAGACCAG TCATTaaggctccgcccaccagcATCCAGGTGCTTAACATGGTGATCTACAGCCTGCTGCCCGTCTCCATGCTGTCTGTGTTCCTGCTCGCCGCCGTCTGGATGTACCGCCACCGGAAACCTCCGTACGGACACGTGGACGTCAGCGAG GACCCCAGCCCTCAACCTGCCTCCCCCCTGCTCACGCTCAAgcctctgcagctgctggagatcAAAGCCAGGGGGCGCTTCGGCTGCGTGTGGAAGGCGCAGCTGCTGAACGAGTTTGTGGCCGTCAAGGTGTTCCCCATCCAG AACAAGGAGTCGTGGCAGAACGAGACGGAAGTCTTTCAGACGCCGGGCATGAAACACCAGAACATCCTGAAGTACATCGGCGCCGAGCGGCGGGGGAACCatctggaggcggagctttggATCATCACAGAGTTCCATGAGAGG GGCTCGCTGTCGGACTTCCTGAAGGGAAACGTGGTCAGCTGGACTGAGATGTGCCACATCGCCGAGTCGATGGCGTGCGGCCTGGCGTACCTCCACGAAGACCTCCCCCGGCTGAAGGGAGAGGGACACAAACCAGCCATCGCTCACAG GGATTTTAAGAGCAAGAACATCATCCTGCGCTCAGACCTGACCGCCGTCATCGCAGACTTCGGCCTCGCTGTCCTCTTTGAGGCGGGGAAGCCTCCCGGGGAGACGCACGGCCAG GTGGGCACCCGGCGCTACATGGCTCCAGAGGTTCTGGAGGGCGCCATCAACTTTCAGAGAGACGCCTTTCTGCGCATCGACATGTACGCCGTGGGGCTGGTGCTGTGGGAGCTGGTGTCCCGCTGCAAGGCTGCTGACG GTCCGGTGGATCAGTACCTGCTGCCATTCGAGGAGGAGGTGGGTCAGCATCCGTCTCTAGAGGACCTTCAGGAGGTCGTCGTCCACAAGAAGATGAGGCCGGCCTTCAAGGAGCCGTGGCTCAAACACAGC GGTCTGGCCCAGATCTGCGAGACGGTGGAGGAGTGCTGGGACCACGACGCTGAGGCCCGCCTGTCGGCCGGCTGCGTGGAGGAGAGAATCTCCCAGATCCGCCGGCTTCACACCACCCTCACCCCACCTACCTCTGACCTGGTCTCCACGACCGTCACTATGGTGACCAACGTAGACCTGCCCCCCAAAGAATCCAGCATATGA